CTCGAAAGTTTCTTTTACGAGGTGAGCAAAGACAGGTTGGAGCAACAACCGGCCTTAAAACGGCAGCTTTCGGATATAGATAGTAAGATAGATTCCCTACAGGAAGCCTTCTTTATCACTAAAGAAATGGACCGGGATACCTATGAAAAGTTTAAGGCCCGGTATCAACGTGAGAGGCAGAATATCGAGGAAAAACTGGCGGATTGCTCGCTGGTCATTTCGAACCTTTCCGAATGCATCGAAAAAGCCGTCATTCTGAGCAGAAAACTCAGGACTGTATGGGCTTCCAGCGATATAGGCCGGAAAGAAGACCTCCAAAAATTGGTGTTTCCCGAGGGAATCCATTATGACCGCGAAAATGACGCATTTCGAACCACGGAAATGAATATCATTTTTAAGCTAATCGCAGAACTGGCGGACGATCCAGAGGGAATAAAAAAGGGGACAAACTATCTTATTGATCTTTTGTCCCCTTCTGCGGAGAGAGAGGGATTCGAACCCCCGGAGGTGTAACCCTCAACGGTTTTCAAGACCGCCGCAATCGACCGCTCTGCCATCTCTCCGGGCGCAAAATTAGGGTTTGGGAATTAGGAACCAAAAAAGCTAACAAGGAAATGAGAAAAATTCCTGGAAGCCAGAGCCTTACGAACAGAAAAAAATAAATCTGCTAAAAAAATTGAGTATTTTGTCTTGAATTCCCTAGGTTTGTGTAAACGATTGCATAGTTGAATCCAAGAGCTACGATAGCGGATATAGCGAAGGCCCTGAATGTGACACCGGCTACGGTTTCGAGGGCGTTGAATGATCATCCGGGGATCAGCCAGGAGACGAAGAAGGCGGTGCGGAAGGTGGCTGAGAAGTTACAATACAAAAGAAACAAGATTGCATCTTCATTACGATCGGGGCGGAGCCACATGATCGGGGTGATCATTCCGAGCGCGGCGATCAACTTTTTTGGAGAGGTGGTGCATGGGATCGAAGCGATGGCGAATACGTATGGGTATACGGTCCTGTTGTATCAATCGAACGAACTGCCGGATTATGAGCGGAAGGGAATCGAGGCGTTTGTGAGTGCGGGGGTGGATGGAGTGTTGGCGTCCTTGGCGAAGGGGACGGTGGACTTTGGGCATTACCTGGATTTGAAAAGGCATAACGTACCGTTGGTGTTTTTTGACCGGGTGAATGATGAATTGGGGATACCGTCGGTGGTGGTGGATGACTTCAGGGGCGCGTATACGGCGACGGAACATTTGATCGGTCAGGGGTATCGCCGGATCGGGCACATCGCGGGGCAGCAACACCTGAAAATATTCAAGGACAGGTTGGCGGGATATAAGGCGGCGTTGGAGGCAAGTGGGCTTCCGGTTGAAGAAAAGCTGATTTACCAAGGTGATGTGTCGATAGAGTCGGGGAGAAGGGCGGTCCGGCACTTTTTGGAGCTGCCGGAACGGCCGGACGCGATCTTTGCGGTGGAGGATTATACGGCGCTGGGCGCAATGAAAGAATTGAAAGAAAGAAAGATCCAGATACCGGAGGAGATGGGGGTTGTGGGGTTCGCGAACGAGGTCTTCGGGGAGCACATTTCTCCGGGCTTGTCTTCGATCGACCAGCAGCCGGCGCAAATGGGGAAGGAGGCGTTTAAGCTGTTGCTGGAAATGATGGAGCC
This region of Dinghuibacter silviterrae genomic DNA includes:
- a CDS encoding LacI family DNA-binding transcriptional regulator codes for the protein MNPRATIADIAKALNVTPATVSRALNDHPGISQETKKAVRKVAEKLQYKRNKIASSLRSGRSHMIGVIIPSAAINFFGEVVHGIEAMANTYGYTVLLYQSNELPDYERKGIEAFVSAGVDGVLASLAKGTVDFGHYLDLKRHNVPLVFFDRVNDELGIPSVVVDDFRGAYTATEHLIGQGYRRIGHIAGQQHLKIFKDRLAGYKAALEASGLPVEEKLIYQGDVSIESGRRAVRHFLELPERPDAIFAVEDYTALGAMKELKERKIQIPEEMGVVGFANEVFGEHISPGLSSIDQQPAQMGKEAFKLLLEMMEPRKEAVVALDQKRVTLAPIAFFRQSSARNGEGA